The Magnetospirillum sp. XM-1 genomic interval TCGGCGGCATCTACACCGGCATCTTCACCCCCACCGAGGCGGCGGCCATGAGCGCGGTCTACGCCTTCTTCATCGCGGTATTCGTCTACAAGGACATGCCGCTGAAGGGGGTGGGCAAGATCCTGCTGTCGTCGGCCTCCATGTCGGCCATGCTGCTGTACATCATCACCAACGCGGTGCTGTTCAGCTTCGTGCTGGCCAACGAGAACATTCCCCACGCCATCGCCGACTGGATCGTCGGCAAGGAATTGGGGGTGATCGCCTTCCTGCTGGTGGTCAACGTGCTGCTGCTGATGGCCGGCAACTTCATGGAACCGTCCTCCATCGTCCTGATCATGGCTCCCATCCTGTTCCCGGTGGCCATGAAGCTGGGCATCGACCCGGTGCATTTCGGCATCCTGATCGTGGTCAACATGGAGGTCGGCATGTGCCATCCCCCGGTGGGCCTCAATCTCTATGTGGCATCGGGCATCACCAAGATGGGCATCACGGACCTGACCGTGGCGGTCTGGCCCTGGCTGCTGGCCATGCTGGGCTTCCTGATCGTGGTGACCTACTGGCCGCCGCTGTCCATCTGGCTGCCCAAGGCGCTGGGGGTGATGTAGCCCCCACGTCCTCCTTGTTCAGGGGCAGGCCCGCAACCGGGTCTGCCCCTTTTCCTGGGCGAGGTCCAGGCAATGTCCCCCGACGCACAGGCGCCAGTCGTCGGTGAAGTCCGAACGGGCCAGGACGATCTCCTCCATCACGATCCCGGGATGCCACACCCAGCGTCCGTTGCGCAGGACGGCCTCGAGCGGCGGCTCCATGCCGGCGCCGCTGCCCATCACCGAGGCTTGGTCGAGGTGCAGGCGGCCGGCTTCCACCCGCCAGTCCTCGCGCCACTCCACCTTCTCCACCGAATGGGTCCAGGCCAGGGTGAAGTGATCCGCCGGCGTCACCACCGCCAATCCGGCCGCCAGCACCGCGCACAGACCGCTCAAGCCGCCACCGCCTTGCGCGACTGGAACCAATGCCAGGCGACGAAGGCCGCCGACAGGACGAAACCCACCTGATCGGTCCAGGGAATGGCCGCCACCAGCAAAGCGGCGGCGGCGAAGGCCACGGCCCGTTCCCACCAGGCCAGGCGGGTGAACAGGAAGCCGATGGTCCCCGCCCCCCACAGCCCGATGGCCACCAGCGCCTTGACCACCATGTAGGCGGTGTCGAGCAGGGTGCCGCCCTCCAGCATCAGCGACGGATCGTAGACCGCCATGAACGGCACCACGAAGCCGGCCATGGCGACGCGCACCGACCACCAGCCGGTAGCCGAGGGATCGGCCCGGGCGATGGAGGCGGCGGCAAAGGCGGCCAGGGCTACCGGCGGCGTCAAATCGGCCAGGATGCCGAAGTAGAACACGAACATGTGCGAGACGATCAGCGGCACCCCCATCTTGTAGAGGATGGGCGCCACCAGCGAGGCGGTGATGATGTAGGTGGGAATGGTGGGGATGCCCATGCCGAGAATGAGCGAGGCCACCATGGTCAGCAGCAGGGCGAGGAACAGCGAATCCCCCGACAGGGCGATCAGCCCCTGGGTGAAGGTTCCCGCCACGCCGGTCAGGGTCATGGTGCCGATCAGGGTGCCCACCAGGGTGCAGGCGACGCCCACCGGCACGGCGGAACGCGCCCCTTCCACCAGCCCGCGCACGCTCATGCGCAGGGTCTCGCGCCCGCCGCGCACGAAGAAGTTCACCGCCGCCAGCGCCGCGACGATGCCCACCACCACGTCGATGCCCAGCTTGAAGAAGGCCGAGGACGCCACGCCCAGCACCAGCCAGAACACCACGCGCCCGGCCATGCCGCCCATATTGGCGGCGATGGAGGAGCCCAGGATGACGATGGCGGTCAGCGCCAGCCCCACCGTGCCCGAATACATGGGGGTGAAGCCGGTCAGCAGCAGGTAGACCAGGGCGCCCAGCGGCACCATCAGGAACCATTGCCGCTTCAAGGCGCCCAGCGCGCTGGGGCACTGGTCCTTGGACATGCCGTGCAGCCCGGCGACACCCGCCTCCAGATGCACCATCCACAGCGCCGAGGCGTAGTAGAGCAGGGCGGGAATGGCCGCCGCCTTGCACACCTCGGCATAGGAGATGTTGAGCGTCTCGGCCATGATGAAGGCCACCGCGCCCATGACGGGCGGCATGATCTGGCCGCCCATGCTGGCGGTGGCCTCGACGGCGCCGGCGAATTCGGCGCGGTAGCCGAACCGCTTCATCAGCGGAATGGTCAGCGCCCCCGTGGTCACCACGTTGGCGATGCCAGAGCCGTTGATGGTGCCCATCAGGCCCGAGGTCACCACCGCCACCTTGGCGGGACCGCCCTTGGTGTGGCCGACGGTGCCCAGCGCCACGTCGGTGAACAGGCGGATCATCCCGGCCTGTTCGAGAAAGCTGCCGAACAGGATGAACAGGAAGATGTAGGTGGCCGAGACGTAGCAGGGGATGCCGTAGATCCCCTCGGTCCCCAGGAAGTACTGGTTCACGATCTGGTCGAAGCCATAGCCGCGGTGGTCCAGCGGCGCCGGCAGATACTGGCCGAACGCCGCATAGGCGACGAAGCCCAGGCAGAGCGCCGGCAATTCCCAGCCCATCAGGCGCCGCGACGCCTCGAACACCAGGGCCACCACGATGGTCCCCACCGCCAGGTCGGCGGTGGACGGATCGCCCGAACGCTGGATCAGTTCGGCTTCGAAGACGAGGTGGTAGAGGGACAGGGCGAAGGACGCCGCCCCCAGCGCCCAATCGGCCGCCACCTTGAGCGGATTCTCCCGGTCGATGACCGCGTAGAGGGCGAAGACCAGCAGCAGCAGGAAGCCCACGTGGATGGAGCGCACCGGCAGCGACGACAACGGCGAATAGGCCGCCGTGACGATCTGGAAGGTGGAAAAGGCGATGGCGATCCAGAAGATCGGCCGGGACTCGATGCCGTGGCCGAACACCTCGCCCTTGGTGTCGATCTCGGACGGATCGACACCATTTCCGTCATGCTGGCTCATCGCCTTTCCCCCCTTCCGGCGTCTACTTCAACAGCCCTGCCTCGCGGTAATACTTCTCCGCCCCCGGATGCAGCGGAATGGGCGACTTGGCCGCGGTGGCGGGGTCGATCTCGCGCGCCGCCGAATGGGCCGCCAGCAGGTCGGGCATGTTGGCGAACATGGATTTGGTCATGTTGTAGACCAGATCGGCGGGCACGCCCTCGTGGGTGACCAGGAAGTTGCGCACGGCCGCCGTGGGCACGTCCACCGTCTGGCCGCGGTAGGTGTTGGCCGGCACCGTCGAGGCGATGTAGGCGGAATCGCCGGTCTTGGCGATCACCTCGGCCGAGACGGGCACGACGACGATGTCGTCGCCGGTGGCCAGGTCGCGCAGGGACGAGACGCCCAGCCCGGCTGATTGCAAGGTGGCGTCCAGCTGCTTGTTCTTCATCAGCTCGACCGATTCGCCGAAGGGCAGGTACTGCACCTTCATGTCGGAATACGAAAGACCCGCCGCCTTGAAGATGGCGCGCGCGTTGAGCTCGGTGCCCGATTTGGGCGCGCCGACGCTGACCCGCTTGCCCTTGAGGTCGGCCAGGGTCTTGATCCCTGAATCCGCCGTGGCGACGATCTGGATGTAGTTGGGATAGATGGCCGCCATGGTGCGCAGCTTCTTCAAGGGCGCCTTGTAGCCGGCCTCCTCCACGCCTTCCCAGGCCTGGGTGAGCGAATCGCCGAGCGTGAAGGCCAGCTCGCCGCGACCCGCCTGCAGCAGGTTGAGGTTCTCCACCGAGGCCTTGGTGGCCTGGACGGTGACCCGGGCGCCGGGCAGGGTCTTGCCGTAGATGGACGAAAGGGCGTTGCCGAGCGGGTAGTAGACGCCGCTGGTGCCACCGGTAAGAATGTTGAGGAACTGGTCGGCGGCCAAGGCCGGCAACGCCAAGAACGAGGCCAGCACGGCCCCCGCGATAACCCTCTTCATGATGCCTCCCGAGCATTGGTGTTCTATTAGAAGGGTTTGGTATGACCATAACGCAACCCCCCCGCCTTGACCAGATGACCCGAACGCTCGTTCGATTCATGACCATCGCCCTGTTCTGGGCCGCCCCCGCCTGGGCGGAACAGCCGCCACCACCCCAACTGCCCGCCGACCACCCACTGGCCGGCAAGGTCTGGGAGCCGGCCACCGGCAAGTGGCGCAGCCCGCAAGACGTGATCGACGCCACCCTGGCCGCCGGCATCGTCATGCTGGGCGAGACCCACGACAACGCCGACCACCATGCGCTGCAGGCCTGGGTGGTGCGCGAACTGGCCGCCGCCGGCCGCCGGCCGGTGGTGGCGCTGGAAATGGTGGACGCCGATCATCAGGGAGACATCGACCGCAACATCGGCGACACCGCCGCATTGGGCGCGGCGCTGGACTGGGAGAAGCGCGGCTGGCCCGACTGGGCGCTTTACCGCCCCATCGTCGAGGCCGCCCTGGCCGCAAGGGGCGAGGTCAAGGCCGCCAACTTGCCCCAGGAGCTGACCCGGCGCATCGCCAAGGGCGAACAGGGCGCCGAGGTGGACGGACGCTTCGGGCTGGACCAGCCCCTGCCCCCGGCCGACGAGAAGGCCCTTGCCGCCGACATCCGCGAAGGCCATTGCAACCTGCTGCCGGAAAAGGCGGTGGCGCCCATGGTCCGGGTGCAACGGGCCCGCGACGCCGCCATGGCCGAGGTGCTGGCCGACCAGGCCTCGCGGCCCGAGGCCGGGCCGGCGGTGCTGATCGCAGGCGCCGGCCATGTCCGCGCCGACCGGGGCGTGCCGGTCCGCCTGGGCGCCATGGTTCCCGGCATTCCCATGCTGACCATCGGCTTCATGGAGGTGGAAAGCGGCAAGACCAAGCCCGCCGCCTATGGCGAGGGCTTTGGCGCCAAAACGCCGCCCTTCGACCTGATCTGGTTCACCGGCCGCGCCCAGCGCGACGACCAGTGCGCCATGATGGAAAAGCACATGCAGAAGAAGGCGAAGCCGTAAAGCAAGAAGGCCCCCGAAGGGGCCTTCCGAAGCTTACTCCCACTCGATCGTCCCCGGCGGCTTCGAGGTGATGTCATAGGTCACCCGGTTGATGCCCTTGACCTCGTTGATGATGCGGTTCGCCACCCTTCCGATGAAGGCCATGTCGAAGGGGTAGAAATCTGCGGTCATGCCGTCAGTGGAGGTCACGGCGCGCAGCGCGCAGGCGTAGTCGTAGGACCTGGAATCACCCATGACGCCCACGGTGCGGACGGGCAGCAGCACGGCGAAGGCCTGCCAGATCTCGTCGTAGAGGCCGGCCTTGCGGATCTCGTCGAGATAGATGGCATCGGCCTTGCGCAGGATATCCAGATTCTCGCGGGTCAGGGGCTGGCCGGGAACGCGGATGGCCAGGCCCGGACCGGGGAAGGGATGGCGGCCGACCATGTCGGCGGGCAGGCCCAGTTCGCGGCCCAGCGCCCGGACCTCGTCCTTGAACAGCTCGCGCAGCGGCTCCACCAGCTTCATGTTCATGCGTTCGGGCAGGCCGCCCACGTTGTGGTGGCTCTTGATGGTGACGGACGGGCCACCGGTGAAGCTGACGCTTTCGATCACGTCAGGATAGAGCGTGCCCTGGGCCAGGAAGTCGGCGCCGCCCACCGCCTTGGCCTCTTCCTCGAACACGTCGATGAAGGTGGCGCCGATGATCTTGCGCTTCTTCTCGGGGTCGGTCAGGCCGGCCAGCTTGTCCAGGAACAGGTCCGAGGCGTCCTTGTGGACCAGCTTGATGTTGAAGCGGTCGCGGAAAACGCTGACCACCTGCTCGGACTCGCCCGCCCGCATGAAGCCGGTGTCGACGAACACGCAGGTCAGCTGGTCGCCGATGGCTTCGTGCAGCAGGGCCGCGACCACGGAAGAATCGACGCCGCCCGACAGGCCGCAGATCACGCGGCCCTTGCCCACCTGGGCGCGGACCTTGGCGATTTCCTGCTCGCGGAAGGCCTTCATGGTCCAGTCGCCGGCGCAGCCGACGATCTTGTGGACGAAGTTGGACAGAAGCTGCTTGCCGATGGGGGTGTGGACCACCTCGGGATGGAACTGCACGCCGTAGAAGCGCTTCTCGGCATTGGCGATGGCGGCGAACGGCGCGCCCTCGGAGGTGGCCACCACCTTGAAGCCGGCGGGAATGGCGGTCACCCGGTCGCCGTGGCTCATCCACACCTGGACCTCGTCGCCCTTTTGGGCGATGCCGTCGAACAGGGCGCAGGGCTCGCCCGAGACCTTGAGCATGGCGCGGCCGAACTCGCGGTGGTCGCCGGGCTCGACCTTGCCGCCCAGCTGCTCGCACATGGTCTGCTGGCCGTAGCAGATGCCGAGGATGGGCAGGCCCATGTCGAACAGGCCCTGCGGCGCGCGCGGGCTGCCGAAATCAGCCACCGAGGCCGGACCGCCCGACAGGATCACGCCCTTGGGGCCGAAGTCGCGGATGCTGTCGACGCTCACCCGGTTGAAGGGGTGGATTTCGCAGTAGACGCCGGCTTCGCGCACGCGGCGCGCGATCAGCTGGGTGACCTGCGAGCCGAAATCGACGATCAGGATGCGCTCGGACATGACTTCCTCCGGGGGGCGTTCAAGGCGCGGACTTTAGCGATTCGTCCGAGACGGAACAAGTACTTGGCCGAGGTCAATTTCACACGCCATCCGACGATGGTAGGGTCCGGGCCAATTCAGCCGGAAGGACCCATCCATGCGCCGTTTTGCCGCCCTGCTGCTGCTCCTGCTTCTGCCCGCCTGTTATCAGGTGGAGGGAGACACCGTCGCCGCGTCCGCCTCCGTCCGGGTGGACGGCGTCAAGGACGGCCGCTATCGCCGCCCCGACGGGGTCGAGGTCAGGGTGACGTGGAACGCGGCGGACAAGCATTACGACGTGGCGACCCCGGACGGCCCCACCGGCAAGGCCCGCGCCGCCCGCCTGGCCCCCGGCCTGTTCCTGGTGCAATACGTGGACGCGGCGCGCCTGACCCTGATGGCGGCGCCCAAGGGCGACGACGTGGTGCTGTTCTTCGCCACCAAGGAGGCCGAGCCCCGGCTGCTGAAGGCCCACGGCCTGGGACTGAAGCCCGGCCCCATCAACGCGCTCACCGGTCCGGCCCGGGGCGTGGCGGATTTCTTCAAGGACCTCGCCGTCTCGGGCGAGTTCAAGGAAGGCGAGAAGCTGGTATATTTGGGTTCCTAGCCCGGGGGCTCGTAAGGACGTTCCCCCTCGCGCCGCCAGGGGGATCCGCCATGCCGGAAAATAATCGCCGGACCGTCTTCGGAAATGCAGTGCGCTATTTGGGGTGGGCCATCGTCGCCATCAACGGCGTCTACATGGCCTACGGCTTCGTGACCATCTATTCCGACGTGTCGGTTCGGGCCTTCGCCCCGCTTGTCCTGATGGAAGGGGCCATGTACGTGGCGGTTGGCTTGCTGATCGTCGGCGTGGGCCGCCTGATCCGCGGCAAGCCGAGGGCAGTGCCCGCCGCCTGACGAATATCCCCGTCAGCCCCGGGCGGCGTTTTCCTTGTCGTTGGCCTCGATCTTGCGCTGCAGGGCCTCCATCAGCGGTTCGATCTTGCCGCCCGACGAGCGCAGCACCGAGGCGAAATCGTCCTTCATGGCGCGGATCAGGCTGACCCCCTGGGCGGTCAGGTCCATGATCACCGGCTTGCCCTCGGCGGTGGTGGCCACCTCCCACTCCACCGGAATGGGCTCGCCCGGCTGAGACGGCAGCGAGGCGGAGGACAGCACCCGGACGCGGGTCCCCAAATCCATCGCCTGAGTGATCCTGACCGTGGTGCCAGGCTCGGCGCGGCCCAGGATGCTCACA includes:
- a CDS encoding DUF1850 domain-containing protein, which translates into the protein MSGLCAVLAAGLAVVTPADHFTLAWTHSVEKVEWREDWRVEAGRLHLDQASVMGSGAGMEPPLEAVLRNGRWVWHPGIVMEEIVLARSDFTDDWRLCVGGHCLDLAQEKGQTRLRACP
- a CDS encoding TRAP transporter permease produces the protein MSQHDGNGVDPSEIDTKGEVFGHGIESRPIFWIAIAFSTFQIVTAAYSPLSSLPVRSIHVGFLLLLVFALYAVIDRENPLKVAADWALGAASFALSLYHLVFEAELIQRSGDPSTADLAVGTIVVALVFEASRRLMGWELPALCLGFVAYAAFGQYLPAPLDHRGYGFDQIVNQYFLGTEGIYGIPCYVSATYIFLFILFGSFLEQAGMIRLFTDVALGTVGHTKGGPAKVAVVTSGLMGTINGSGIANVVTTGALTIPLMKRFGYRAEFAGAVEATASMGGQIMPPVMGAVAFIMAETLNISYAEVCKAAAIPALLYYASALWMVHLEAGVAGLHGMSKDQCPSALGALKRQWFLMVPLGALVYLLLTGFTPMYSGTVGLALTAIVILGSSIAANMGGMAGRVVFWLVLGVASSAFFKLGIDVVVGIVAALAAVNFFVRGGRETLRMSVRGLVEGARSAVPVGVACTLVGTLIGTMTLTGVAGTFTQGLIALSGDSLFLALLLTMVASLILGMGIPTIPTYIITASLVAPILYKMGVPLIVSHMFVFYFGILADLTPPVALAAFAAASIARADPSATGWWSVRVAMAGFVVPFMAVYDPSLMLEGGTLLDTAYMVVKALVAIGLWGAGTIGFLFTRLAWWERAVAFAAAALLVAAIPWTDQVGFVLSAAFVAWHWFQSRKAVAA
- a CDS encoding TAXI family TRAP transporter solute-binding subunit; its protein translation is MKRVIAGAVLASFLALPALAADQFLNILTGGTSGVYYPLGNALSSIYGKTLPGARVTVQATKASVENLNLLQAGRGELAFTLGDSLTQAWEGVEEAGYKAPLKKLRTMAAIYPNYIQIVATADSGIKTLADLKGKRVSVGAPKSGTELNARAIFKAAGLSYSDMKVQYLPFGESVELMKNKQLDATLQSAGLGVSSLRDLATGDDIVVVPVSAEVIAKTGDSAYIASTVPANTYRGQTVDVPTAAVRNFLVTHEGVPADLVYNMTKSMFANMPDLLAAHSAAREIDPATAAKSPIPLHPGAEKYYREAGLLK
- a CDS encoding ChaN family lipoprotein, with translation MTIALFWAAPAWAEQPPPPQLPADHPLAGKVWEPATGKWRSPQDVIDATLAAGIVMLGETHDNADHHALQAWVVRELAAAGRRPVVALEMVDADHQGDIDRNIGDTAALGAALDWEKRGWPDWALYRPIVEAALAARGEVKAANLPQELTRRIAKGEQGAEVDGRFGLDQPLPPADEKALAADIREGHCNLLPEKAVAPMVRVQRARDAAMAEVLADQASRPEAGPAVLIAGAGHVRADRGVPVRLGAMVPGIPMLTIGFMEVESGKTKPAAYGEGFGAKTPPFDLIWFTGRAQRDDQCAMMEKHMQKKAKP
- the guaA gene encoding glutamine-hydrolyzing GMP synthase, giving the protein MSERILIVDFGSQVTQLIARRVREAGVYCEIHPFNRVSVDSIRDFGPKGVILSGGPASVADFGSPRAPQGLFDMGLPILGICYGQQTMCEQLGGKVEPGDHREFGRAMLKVSGEPCALFDGIAQKGDEVQVWMSHGDRVTAIPAGFKVVATSEGAPFAAIANAEKRFYGVQFHPEVVHTPIGKQLLSNFVHKIVGCAGDWTMKAFREQEIAKVRAQVGKGRVICGLSGGVDSSVVAALLHEAIGDQLTCVFVDTGFMRAGESEQVVSVFRDRFNIKLVHKDASDLFLDKLAGLTDPEKKRKIIGATFIDVFEEEAKAVGGADFLAQGTLYPDVIESVSFTGGPSVTIKSHHNVGGLPERMNMKLVEPLRELFKDEVRALGRELGLPADMVGRHPFPGPGLAIRVPGQPLTRENLDILRKADAIYLDEIRKAGLYDEIWQAFAVLLPVRTVGVMGDSRSYDYACALRAVTSTDGMTADFYPFDMAFIGRVANRIINEVKGINRVTYDITSKPPGTIEWE
- a CDS encoding phospholipid-binding protein MlaC; the protein is MAMTYMRRIAAAVTFALGVCLSCGPVLAADVEQGRQIVQSAVDEGISTFVGKTHPLPERTRLLDGVLRRYVDPSMLSASILGRYWGKISPAEQNAFSELFVRYLVTSYVSILGRAEPGTTVRITQAMDLGTRVRVLSSASLPSQPGEPIPVEWEVATTAEGKPVIMDLTAQGVSLIRAMKDDFASVLRSSGGKIEPLMEALQRKIEANDKENAARG